TGCCACAGGAATTGGTACTTGAGAGAATAATTCAGGCCGGTAAAGTGGCCGAAAAACTGGGGGCTGGCATTGTTGGCTTGGGGGCCTTCACTTCGGTGGTGGGTGATGCCGGTGTGACCATTGCCAACAACCTAAATATTGCTGTGACCACCGGTAACAGTTATACCGTGGCAACGGCCATAGAAGGTACTAAAAGGGCTGCCCAGTTGATGGGACATAAGTTGTCAAATAGTCATTTGGTGGTGGTGGGAGCCACCGGTTCCATTGGTCAAGTTTGTTCCTTAATCATGGCCAGGGAGGTTAAGAATTTAACCTTGGTGGGTCGCAACACTACCGCCCTTAACAACTTAGCAGAAAAAATCCTCTATCAAACAGGATTAGCAGCTAAGGTAACTTCAAAAATAAAGAATGTTCTTCCCACAGCGGATATCATTATCACTGTCACCAATTCGGTAGATACTATTATTAAGCCAGAGGACTTAAAAAGTGGTGCGGTGGTATGTGACGTTGCCAGGCCCAGGGATGTTTCTAAAAGAGTGGCAGAGCAACGGGAGGATGTTTTAGTAATAGAAGGCGGGGTTGTGGAAGTACCTGGCAACGTGAATTTTAACTTTAACTTCGGTTTCCCAACAGGAATGGCCTATGCTTGCATGGCAGAAACAATGATGTTAGCTCTGGAAGGTCGATATGAGAACTACTCACTGGGTAGACAACTTACCGTTAAGCAGGTGGATCAGATTTCTAAAATCGCTGAAAAACACGGATTTGCATTGGCTGGGTTCCGTAGCTTTGAAAAGGCCATATCTAATGAGCAAATTAATGTGATTAGAAAAAAGGCTTTAACAATCGCCTAATAACAAAAAAATACTTAAAGGGATGATCTTGACAAATATCCTGAACTGTATTTATAATGTGTAAGACAATCAGGGAGGTTGTAAGCACTGCAAAGGTTGCCTTTGCAGTGCTTTCGGCGTACTTATGGGGGTTTTTGCCGTCGGTGAATAATATTACGCAAAAAACATATATTGTTTTTTAAGGCAAATCCCAATACATAGATAGGAGAAGTGGGATAATGAAAGAAAAAGAAATTATAGTAACAGCGGAAGGCTTAAAACAACTGGAAAAAGAATTGGAAACATTGAAATCTGTAAAGCGGAGAGAGGTTGCGCAACGGATTAAACAAGCCATTGAATTTGGCGACATCAGTGAGAATTCCGAATACGATGATGCTAAAAATGAACAGGCATTTATAGAGGGCAGAATTGCCACTCTAGAAAAAATGTTGAGAAATGCTAAGGTTATTGAAGACAGTAATTCCAAAGACATAGTGTCATTGGGGTCAACAGTAATGCTTAAGGATCTTGAGTTTGGTGATGAACTTAAATACACCATTGTGGGTTCTGTAGAGGCTGACCCTGATGCCAACAAGATTTCCAACGAATCGCCGGTGGGCAAAGCCATTTTGGGACGGAAAAAGGGCGATGTGGTTGATGTGGAAGTGCCCGTGGGAGTAATTCAGTATGAAATTTTAGAAATCTTATAATAAAGTCAAAGGTGCAGTAAAATTCGGAGGTTTGGTAATGCAAAATAAAAAAGATCAAGGCGTAGAAAGCCCAGAAGAACTTAGTGAATTAATGCGTGTGCGTAGGGAAAAGTTAACTGAGTTACAGCAAGAAGGTATTGAACCTTATGGCGGCAAATTTAACCGCACTCACTATGCTAAAGACATTGTAGATGATTTTGAAAGATTTGAAGGTCAAAGTGTAGTTTTAGCTGGTCGAATTATGGCAAAACGTGGCCATGGTAAGGCTAGCTTTGCTAATATTCAGGATATGTCAGGAAATATTCAGATATATGGACGGTTAAATGATCTGGGCGAAGATCACTATCGACTATATGAAAAACTGGATATCGGCGATATCATCGGTGTTGAGGGCACAGTATTTAAAACCCGTACCGGTGAAGTGACGGTTTCGCTGACTGGTTTTACAATGTTGGCCAAGTCACTGCGCCCTTTGCCAGAAAAATGGCATGGTTTAAAGGATGTAGATTTGCGCTATCGCCAGAGATATGTGGACTTAATTGTTAATCCTGAAGTGCGTCAAACCTTTGTTACCAGAAGTCGCATAGTTAGTCAAATCCGCGGTTATTTAGATAACCTGGGTTTCCTAGAGGTGGAAACTCCGATGATGCATCCCATTGCCGGTGGTGCTGCAGCGAAACCATTTGTTACTCATCACAACACCTTAGATATGCAATTGTATATGCGGATAGCACCGGAATTGTATCTTAAAAGACTGCTGGTGGGTGGATTTGATAAGGTTTATGAAATCAACCGCAATTTTAGAAACGAAGGTATTTCCACTAAACATAACCCTGAATTTACTTCATTAGAGTTATATCAAGCCTTTGGTGACCTAGAAGATATGATGGACATCACTGAAAAGCTAATTGTTTCAGTGGCCCAAAAGGTGTTGGGCACCACAATAATTCAGTACGAAGAACAGGAAATAGATTTAACGCCCTCTTGGAAGAGACTGCCAATGTTGGAGGCGGTGAAACAATACAGTGGTTTAGATTTTAACAACATTGCCACTGATGAAGAAGCCCGGGCAGCGGCGAAAGGATTAGGCCTAGAGATCAAAGGGGCTGAAACCCGCGGCGACGTATTAAACTTGGTATTTGAAGAGAAGGTTGAACCACAACTAATTCAACCAACCTTCATTCTAGATTATCCAGTGGAGATTTCTCCGCTGGCTAAACGTAAAAAAGACGATCCCCGTCTTACTCATCGTTTTGAACTATTTATATATGGTCGTGAAATGGCCAATGCCTTTTCGGAGTTAAATGATCCCATTGATCAAAAACAGCGGTTTGAAAT
This Peptococcaceae bacterium 1198_IL3148 DNA region includes the following protein-coding sequences:
- a CDS encoding shikimate dehydrogenase: MEKFAFIIHPLDVSDVARKFSITRYMPNSVVEKALRFLPPFTTSHITGIKSIQNKEAEGWFISCPLTAQQMMTLPQELVLERIIQAGKVAEKLGAGIVGLGAFTSVVGDAGVTIANNLNIAVTTGNSYTVATAIEGTKRAAQLMGHKLSNSHLVVVGATGSIGQVCSLIMAREVKNLTLVGRNTTALNNLAEKILYQTGLAAKVTSKIKNVLPTADIIITVTNSVDTIIKPEDLKSGAVVCDVARPRDVSKRVAEQREDVLVIEGGVVEVPGNVNFNFNFGFPTGMAYACMAETMMLALEGRYENYSLGRQLTVKQVDQISKIAEKHGFALAGFRSFEKAISNEQINVIRKKALTIA
- the greA gene encoding transcription elongation factor GreA produces the protein MKEKEIIVTAEGLKQLEKELETLKSVKRREVAQRIKQAIEFGDISENSEYDDAKNEQAFIEGRIATLEKMLRNAKVIEDSNSKDIVSLGSTVMLKDLEFGDELKYTIVGSVEADPDANKISNESPVGKAILGRKKGDVVDVEVPVGVIQYEILEIL
- the lysS gene encoding lysine--tRNA ligase, with the translated sequence MQNKKDQGVESPEELSELMRVRREKLTELQQEGIEPYGGKFNRTHYAKDIVDDFERFEGQSVVLAGRIMAKRGHGKASFANIQDMSGNIQIYGRLNDLGEDHYRLYEKLDIGDIIGVEGTVFKTRTGEVTVSLTGFTMLAKSLRPLPEKWHGLKDVDLRYRQRYVDLIVNPEVRQTFVTRSRIVSQIRGYLDNLGFLEVETPMMHPIAGGAAAKPFVTHHNTLDMQLYMRIAPELYLKRLLVGGFDKVYEINRNFRNEGISTKHNPEFTSLELYQAFGDLEDMMDITEKLIVSVAQKVLGTTIIQYEEQEIDLTPSWKRLPMLEAVKQYSGLDFNNIATDEEARAAAKGLGLEIKGAETRGDVLNLVFEEKVEPQLIQPTFILDYPVEISPLAKRKKDDPRLTHRFELFIYGREMANAFSELNDPIDQKQRFEMQLEKRASGDDEAHMMDEDYIQALEYGMPPAGGLGIGIDRLIMLLTNSSSIRDVILFPLMRPRD